One genomic region from Terriglobia bacterium encodes:
- a CDS encoding nucleotidyl transferase AbiEii/AbiGii toxin family protein → MDEDRLRAVFRALHEKRVDYAVCGAVALGLHGLARATADLDLFLRPDRDNVERLKAALREAFDDPSIEEISADDLCGEYPAVRYVPPDGFGVDLLTRLGEAFRYADLDIEEKTICGVPVRVVTPRTLWRMKKGTMRPTDRYDADVLAERFGFRED, encoded by the coding sequence ATGGATGAGGATCGTCTTCGGGCGGTGTTCCGCGCCCTGCACGAGAAGAGGGTGGACTACGCGGTGTGCGGCGCGGTCGCGCTGGGCCTGCACGGCCTCGCCAGGGCAACCGCCGATCTCGATCTGTTCCTTCGCCCGGACAGGGACAACGTCGAGCGCCTGAAGGCCGCGCTTCGCGAGGCGTTCGACGACCCCAGCATCGAGGAGATCTCCGCCGACGACCTCTGCGGCGAGTACCCCGCCGTCCGCTACGTCCCTCCCGATGGCTTCGGCGTCGACCTCCTCACGCGTCTCGGCGAGGCGTTCCGGTATGCCGACCTCGACATCGAGGAGAAGACGATCTGCGGGGTCCCTGTCCGGGTCGTGACCCCACGAACGCTGTGGCGCATGAAGAAGGGCACGATGCGCCCGACCGATCGCTACGACGCCGACGTGCTCGCGGAGAGGTTCGGGTTCCGGGAGGACTAG
- a CDS encoding aldo/keto reductase yields MEYRSLGRSGVMVSPLCLGAMNFGGPTNEEDSFTILNRAQEAGVNFIDTANVYTSGASERIVGKFLKESGKRDQLVVATKVYSRVGNLPNDAGASRYHILKACEDSLRRLQTDHIDLYQQHRPSLTIPQDETL; encoded by the coding sequence ATGGAATACCGCAGCCTGGGAAGATCCGGCGTCATGGTCAGCCCGTTGTGCTTGGGAGCGATGAATTTCGGCGGTCCCACCAACGAGGAAGACTCTTTCACCATCCTCAACCGCGCCCAGGAGGCCGGCGTCAACTTCATCGACACCGCCAACGTGTACACCAGCGGTGCAAGCGAGCGCATCGTTGGCAAGTTCCTCAAGGAGAGCGGCAAGCGCGACCAGTTGGTTGTGGCGACGAAAGTTTACAGCCGGGTGGGCAACCTCCCCAACGATGCCGGTGCGTCCCGGTACCACATCCTCAAGGCCTGCGAGGACTCGTTGCGTCGACTGCAGACCGACCACATCGACCTGTATCAGCAGCACCGCCCGTCGCTCACCATCCCCCAGGACGAGACGCT
- a CDS encoding PIG-L family deacetylase, whose amino-acid sequence MRRFVGGSGRWATMLFLGWLGAGSVRAQAPPRPDAAEIRLALEKMKVLASVLYVAAHPDDENTRLIAYLANGRLADTGYLALTRGDGGQNLIGPEIGDLLGVIRSEELLAARRIDGGHQFFTRAKDFGYSKTPGETLGIWDKEQVLSDVVRVYREFEPDVVITRFPAAGRETHGHHTASAVLAREAMAAAGDPKRFPEQLDRLSPWRPRRLLWNTSRFFYDKPEDLKTEGLLKLDVGAYNPLLGLSYPELAARSRSMHKSQGFGASGTRGEVLEYFEHVDGDRAEADLFEGIDTTWGRIPGGKAVGSILERACRVFRPEEPSRVVPLLLEARAGIAALPDGHWRSVKLLDLDSIIAACLGLYLEAAASTPSAVPGDTVKVSLEAANRSPVAVRLERVTLAAAGTDAPVGQDLSAREAFKKTLDVALPADLPDSEPYWLRETGTPGMFRVDDPALIGLPENPPALAAAFALDVDGTPLVFVRPVVYKWNDPVRGEQYRPFEVVPVVTMSLSEGVFVFPDVAAQQVSVTVRAGRAGVAGKAHLEAPEGFTVSPPSRDFSIAEKDATTTLTFEVRPPDHASTGALEAVAEVGGRRYQRGIVHVEHDHIPTQLVLPPAEARLARVDLRRKGQAIGYVEGAGDQVPAGLRAIGYTVTELSQDELVPERLRRFDTVILGVRAYNTLERIRFRQPALWEYVKDGGTLIVQYTTVQELKVEAVGPLPLRLSHDRVSEEGAEVRFLLPDHPVLNVPNKITAADFEGWVQERGLYFADQWDPAYEAVLSCHDAGEPPRDGGLLVARLGKGTFVYTGYSWFRQLPAGVPGAYRLFANLIALGH is encoded by the coding sequence ATGAGACGATTCGTGGGCGGCTCGGGGAGGTGGGCGACGATGTTGTTCCTGGGATGGCTGGGGGCCGGGTCCGTGCGGGCGCAGGCCCCGCCGAGACCCGACGCGGCGGAGATCCGGCTCGCGCTCGAGAAGATGAAGGTGCTGGCCAGCGTGCTGTACGTCGCCGCCCACCCCGACGACGAGAACACGCGGCTGATCGCCTACCTGGCCAACGGGCGCCTCGCCGACACCGGCTACCTCGCGCTGACGCGCGGCGACGGCGGCCAGAACCTCATCGGCCCGGAGATCGGCGACCTGCTCGGGGTCATCCGCTCAGAGGAGCTCCTGGCGGCGCGGCGGATCGACGGCGGCCACCAGTTCTTCACCCGCGCGAAGGACTTCGGCTACTCCAAGACTCCCGGGGAGACCCTCGGGATCTGGGACAAGGAGCAGGTCCTCTCCGACGTGGTCCGGGTCTACCGCGAGTTCGAGCCCGACGTCGTGATCACGCGCTTCCCGGCGGCCGGCCGGGAGACTCACGGGCACCACACCGCCTCCGCCGTGCTGGCGCGCGAGGCGATGGCGGCGGCGGGGGACCCGAAACGGTTCCCGGAGCAGCTCGATCGCCTGAGCCCGTGGCGGCCGCGGCGGCTCCTGTGGAACACCTCCCGCTTCTTCTACGACAAGCCCGAGGACCTCAAGACCGAAGGGCTGCTCAAGCTCGACGTCGGCGCCTACAACCCGCTCCTCGGTCTCTCGTATCCCGAGCTGGCCGCGCGGAGCCGCAGCATGCACAAGAGCCAGGGATTCGGCGCGAGCGGGACGCGCGGCGAGGTGCTCGAGTACTTCGAGCACGTCGACGGCGACAGGGCCGAGGCGGACCTGTTCGAGGGGATCGACACCACGTGGGGGAGGATCCCGGGCGGCAAGGCGGTGGGCTCGATCCTGGAGCGGGCCTGCCGGGTGTTCCGGCCCGAGGAGCCTTCGCGCGTCGTGCCGCTCCTGCTCGAGGCGCGCGCAGGGATCGCCGCGCTGCCGGACGGCCACTGGCGGAGCGTGAAGCTTCTGGACCTCGACTCGATCATCGCGGCCTGCCTGGGGCTCTATCTCGAGGCCGCGGCCTCTACCCCCTCGGCCGTCCCCGGCGACACGGTGAAGGTCAGCCTCGAGGCGGCCAACCGGTCGCCCGTCGCGGTCCGGCTCGAGCGCGTGACCCTCGCCGCCGCGGGCACCGACGCTCCCGTCGGGCAGGACCTGTCCGCGCGCGAGGCGTTCAAGAAGACCCTCGACGTCGCGCTCCCCGCGGACCTGCCCGATTCCGAGCCGTACTGGCTCCGGGAGACGGGTACGCCGGGGATGTTCAGGGTCGACGACCCGGCGCTCATCGGGCTCCCGGAGAACCCGCCGGCGCTCGCGGCGGCGTTCGCCCTGGACGTCGACGGGACGCCGCTCGTATTCGTCCGGCCGGTGGTCTACAAGTGGAACGACCCGGTGCGCGGCGAGCAGTACCGCCCGTTCGAGGTGGTCCCGGTGGTCACGATGAGCCTCTCCGAGGGCGTGTTCGTCTTCCCGGATGTCGCCGCGCAACAGGTCTCGGTCACCGTCCGCGCCGGCCGGGCCGGTGTTGCGGGGAAAGCGCACCTCGAGGCGCCCGAGGGTTTCACCGTCAGCCCGCCGTCGCGCGATTTCTCCATCGCCGAAAAGGACGCGACCACGACCCTGACCTTCGAGGTCCGGCCGCCGGACCACGCCTCGACCGGGGCCCTCGAGGCCGTGGCCGAGGTCGGCGGCCGCCGTTACCAGCGGGGGATCGTCCATGTCGAGCACGATCACATCCCGACCCAGCTCGTCCTGCCGCCGGCCGAGGCGAGGCTCGCTCGCGTGGACCTGCGCCGGAAAGGGCAGGCCATCGGCTACGTAGAGGGCGCCGGCGACCAGGTTCCCGCCGGGCTCCGGGCGATCGGCTACACGGTCACCGAGCTGTCCCAGGACGAGCTGGTCCCGGAGCGCCTGCGACGGTTCGACACGGTGATCCTCGGGGTGCGCGCCTACAACACGCTGGAGCGGATCCGCTTCCGCCAGCCGGCTCTGTGGGAGTACGTGAAGGACGGCGGCACCCTCATCGTGCAGTACACGACGGTCCAGGAGCTCAAGGTGGAGGCTGTCGGACCGCTGCCCCTCCGGCTCTCCCACGACCGGGTGAGCGAGGAAGGCGCCGAGGTCCGTTTCCTGCTCCCGGATCACCCGGTCCTCAACGTCCCCAACAAGATCACCGCGGCCGATTTCGAGGGCTGGGTCCAGGAGCGCGGGCTGTACTTCGCCGACCAGTGGGACCCGGCCTACGAAGCGGTGCTGTCGTGCCACGACGCGGGCGAGCCGCCGCGCGACGGCGGCCTGCTGGTCGCGCGGCTCGGCAAGGGGACCTTCGTCTACACCGGCTACTCCTGGTTCCGGCAGCTACCGGCAGGGGTGCCGGGGGCGTACCGCCTGTTCGCCAACCTGATCGCGCTCGGCCACTAG
- the bshA gene encoding N-acetyl-alpha-D-glucosaminyl L-malate synthase BshA, translating into MSRNPPSPLPATTRDPLRIAIACYPSVGGSGILASQLGQQLALRGHQVHFVSYEKPFRLDLSAANVFFHPVVINEYDLFRYPDYTLPLSAKLAELGRAHRLDLIHAHYAVPHAVAAYLAQQMLGEAAPRLITTLHGTDTTLMGKDPGYQPVIRHAIEHSDGVTAVSRYLREETLIAFGSCRDIRVIHNFFAPTSPTRTRRQVRDELGFGDEFVVIHMSNLRPGKRIHDLLRVIAASRHRERIRLLILAGGDFAPYRPLAEALGIEPRVTVLASVPDIENYLDAADLGLYTSDHESFGLSILESMFHRLPVLATRTGGVPEVVADGENGFLLPVGDIEGFAGRLDAIIEDPERYRFLGEKGGERARALFSAERIVGEYLDFYRQVIESKERPRR; encoded by the coding sequence ATGTCCCGTAATCCCCCGTCGCCGCTCCCCGCGACGACCCGCGATCCGCTGCGGATCGCCATCGCCTGCTATCCGTCGGTGGGAGGCAGCGGCATCCTGGCGTCCCAGCTCGGGCAGCAGCTGGCCCTTCGCGGCCACCAGGTGCACTTCGTCAGCTACGAGAAGCCGTTCCGCCTGGACCTGTCCGCGGCGAACGTATTCTTCCACCCGGTGGTGATCAACGAGTACGACCTGTTCCGCTATCCCGACTACACGCTGCCGCTGTCGGCGAAGCTCGCCGAGCTCGGTCGCGCTCACCGCCTCGACCTGATCCACGCGCACTACGCGGTCCCGCACGCGGTTGCCGCCTACCTGGCGCAGCAGATGCTCGGGGAGGCCGCGCCGCGGCTGATCACGACGCTCCACGGGACCGACACCACGCTCATGGGCAAGGACCCCGGATACCAGCCGGTCATCCGGCACGCCATCGAGCACTCCGACGGCGTGACCGCGGTGTCCCGGTACCTCCGGGAGGAAACCCTGATCGCCTTCGGCTCCTGTCGTGACATCCGGGTCATCCACAACTTCTTCGCGCCCACGAGCCCGACGCGCACGCGCCGGCAGGTGCGCGACGAGCTGGGGTTCGGCGACGAGTTCGTGGTGATCCACATGTCCAACCTGCGGCCCGGGAAGCGGATCCACGATCTCCTCCGCGTGATTGCCGCGTCGCGCCACCGCGAGAGGATCCGGCTCCTGATCCTGGCCGGCGGCGACTTCGCCCCGTACCGGCCGCTGGCCGAAGCCCTCGGGATCGAGCCGCGCGTGACCGTATTGGCCTCGGTGCCGGACATCGAGAACTACCTCGACGCCGCCGACCTGGGGCTGTACACCTCGGACCACGAGAGCTTCGGCCTGAGCATCCTCGAGAGCATGTTCCATCGCCTGCCGGTCCTGGCGACGCGCACGGGCGGCGTCCCCGAGGTCGTGGCGGACGGCGAGAACGGGTTCCTCCTGCCGGTGGGGGACATCGAAGGGTTCGCGGGCCGGCTCGACGCCATCATCGAGGACCCGGAGCGCTACCGGTTCCTGGGGGAGAAGGGCGGGGAGCGGGCACGGGCCCTGTTCTCCGCCGAGCGGATCGTCGGCGAATACCTGGACTTCTACCGGCAGGTGATCGAGAGCAAGGAGAGGCCGAGGCGATGA
- a CDS encoding MarR family transcriptional regulator, with protein sequence MIGRLLGHWTAFANRPRQFGTGRRIFPSETYAIEAIGRAPGINVTCLAAALGVTKGAVSQTVGKLVRKGLVRKVGGTHSAREVCLVLTQRGGVAFQNCERFYQLAYRLFLGRFGKGSFKRIRHFRETFSEFSAFFEEFVSRSPADFPASRNRKKPSAAST encoded by the coding sequence TTGATTGGCCGGCTGTTGGGCCACTGGACAGCCTTCGCGAATCGGCCCCGGCAGTTCGGCACGGGGCGCCGGATCTTCCCATCCGAGACATATGCGATCGAGGCCATCGGGCGCGCGCCGGGGATCAACGTGACGTGCCTGGCCGCCGCCCTGGGCGTCACCAAGGGCGCTGTCTCCCAAACCGTCGGCAAGCTGGTGCGGAAGGGGTTGGTCCGCAAGGTCGGAGGGACACATAGCGCGAGGGAGGTGTGTCTCGTTCTGACGCAGCGCGGCGGCGTAGCCTTCCAGAACTGCGAGCGATTCTACCAATTGGCCTATCGCCTCTTCCTCGGGCGGTTCGGGAAAGGGTCCTTTAAGCGGATCCGGCATTTCCGCGAGACGTTCTCGGAATTCTCCGCATTCTTTGAGGAGTTCGTCAGCCGGAGTCCTGCTGACTTTCCGGCATCAAGGAATCGGAAGAAACCTTCGGCGGCAAGTACATAA